GGGTTACGCCTGTGATATAAGAAGCACGGTCAGAGATTAAGTAAGCTACCGCATCAGCGACTTCACTCAGTTTCCCGCTGCGGCCTAGTGGCGTTGTTGTGGTCTTTGAATAACCTGCACGGAGGTCGTCCACAGTAATCCCTCTAGTATAAGAAAGTGATTCTTCATAAGCTAAAGTTCTCAAACCAGTTGCTTCCAAAATCCCAGGTGCTACACCAACCACGCGCACATTATGCTTACCTAATTCCTTAGACCATGACCGGGTGAAGGAGTAAACTGCTGCTTTCGTTGCTGCATAAGGGCTTTGGCCTTCGGAACCTTCCAGTCCTGATTCAGACCCCATATTGATAATCACGCCTTGACCCTTGTCTACTAAGATCCGACCCACCGCTTGGGCAACCAAGAAGACACCTTTTTGATTGATAGCTACCATTTTATCAAATAATTCATCATTTAATTCATATTTTCCTTTAGGATCTTTAGGATCAACTAATAAACGGGGCACATTAATCCCAGCATTATTAACCACAGCGTCCACAGTACCGAAGTGGTCCACCACTTTTTGGACACTGGCTTCTACATTTTCTCGTGATGACACGTCGGTTTGAACGAAGAGTAAGTTGTCGTGTTCGACATGGTTATCTGAAATGTCAAAGTTGGCTACCTTACAGCCATCATTCAAGAGTTCTTCCACCACGGCTGCCCCAATCCCTGAGGAAGCCCCTGTGACAATAACCACTTTACCTTCAATACCTAACCAATTTTCCATAATCGATTCACCTCTCTAAATTTTTTTGTTCTTTTCTTTACGCTTATTATTGTAGCGGTAAGCGCTATCAAAATTAATACAAGGTTTTTTCCCGCGATAAAAAAAGTCTTTGACTAATCCTTTCAATAAAAGCGCTGACATTTTTGATATTTTTAGTAAACTATAGATAGAAGTGATGGGAAACTTTGCTTGGGAAAGGTTTCGAGTGAAGTTTTCTGAAGGATTCGAAGAAAGGAAGAGTTGAATGAAACTTGTTTTAGATACCGCCAACTTAGATAAAATCAAAGACTATGTGGCCTATTTACCTGTAGAGGGCGTCACCACCAACCCCAGCATCTTGAAGAAGGCAGGTAAAATTGATGTGGTCGAACGACTGAATGCCATCCAAGAAGTGATTGGTGCCGATAAAGACCTCCATGTCCAAGTGGTGGCTAAGGATTACCAAGGCATTGTGAAGGATGCCCATGATATCTTAGAAGCGGTTAATGACCGAGTATGTGTGAAAATTCCAGTGAATAAGGAAGGCTTGCAGGCCATCAAAACCTTAAAGGCAGAAGGTGTCCGCATTACCGCTACCGGCATCTATTCTAAAATCCAAGCCCTCCTAGCTGCCGAACTGGGGGCTGATTTCCTCGCGCCTTATGTGAACCGCATGCTCAATTTAGATACCGACCCCTACGAAGTGATTTCTTCCGTATCTTATCAATTAGCACGGACCAATAGTGCAACCGAAATTCTTGCAGCCTCCTTTAAGAATATTAACCAAGTGACCAGCGCCCTAGAAGCTGGGGCTCAATACGTGACCGTTGGGGACGACGTTGTGGATAAATTTGTGGATAACGCCAACATTCAAAAAGCGGTCACTGACTTTTCTGCCGACTGGACCGCTATCCATGAACGGGATAGTTTTGTTTAAATCATGCCAATTTATAGAAAAGGAATTAAAGATGCTTGATAGTAAGAAGATAAAATTAGTCATTTTTGACCTCGATGGCACCTTAGTAGATACAGAGAAGATATACCACGCTGGTTGGCGCCATGTCTTAAAGGATTATGGGGTAAGTATTAGCCAGGAAATCCTGGATCAGATGCGGGGAGGAAACCGCCAACACAATAATCATATTATTCAAAATCTCTTAGGCGGAAATGAAGACTTAGCTAAGAAAGCAAGAGAAAAACGGAACGTTTACTTTAAATATGCTATTAGTGAGGGGAAAATTGACCGTAAAGATGGAGCTTTAGAACTATTGAAATATCTAAAAGAAAAAGCCATCCCAATTGCTGTGGCGACTTCTTCACCACAAGATAGCGGAGAAAGCGTCTTAAAAAGCAGTGGTCTAATGTCATATATCGATTTTGCAATTTACGGTGATCAGGTTGAAGGTGGCAAACCAAATCCCGATATTTATCTCAAAGTCTTAGAACATTACCAATTAAACGGGCAAAAAGCAGTTGCTTTTGAAGATTCTTTGAATGGTTTACTGGCAAGTACCCGGGCTAAGATTCCTACTTATTATGTGCCAGAAGTTCCACTAAAGGATGAAGACTTGGAACAGATAGATGAAGCCTATTTAGTCGGTGTTTATGCTTCTTTAATAGAAGTAAAAAATGAATTAGAAAAATAAAATATAAAAACCAGCGCAGAGTCTGGGGCAAAAGTCTCAGGATCTTCGCTGGTTTATTTTTTAGCAGCTATTCAGTAACTGACCATTATTCCACGTCCAAAAATACTAGGTCATTGACATCAACAGCTATATCATCAGCAGAGGAAATAACCTCAACGACCATTTCCTTCTCATATTTGAACTGAACTAAATACTTGATATATTGCCCCATAAATTGCTTGTCTGTAACTATTCCTGGGATCCCCTTTTCTTGCTTGTTGAGAATAAATTCTTCTGCTTTAACCGGATAGATATTACGCTCAACAAAATAATTATCAATTTGCTTTTTCTTCCACAGGGCCTTTACCCCATTTTCAGGGGTGAATTCTCCCCTATTCCATGTTCCTTTCACTATGGACGATCTCCCGATGAATTGGGCGACAAAGTCATTAGCCGGGGCATGATAGAGATTATAAGGGGTATCTATTTGAGATATTTCGCCATTGTTCATCACGACAATGCGATCTGCTAAAGCCATGGCTTCTAATTGATCATGTGTCACGTAGAGAAAAGTAGCTCCAACGGTTTGGTGTATTTTTTTAATTTCATGAATCATGGAATCTTTTAAATAGGCATCTAAGGCACTGAGGGGCTCGTCCATGAGTAAAACATTTGGGCCAGAAACCAAAGCTCTTCCCAGAGAGACACGCTGTTTTTGTCCCCCAGATAATTCATGAGGATAGCGATTTTTAAGATTCTGTAGTTGGAGCATGTCTAAAGTTTTATTGATTCGTTGCTTTTTTTCTTCCTTACTAAATTGCTTCTCAAGTACAGAGCTATTTAATGGGTATAGTAAATGCTCAAAGACTGACATATGTGGCCAAAGAGCAAAATGTTGGAATACCATGCCAAACCCTCTTTCTTCCACAGGCACACTTTCACCTTCCTGATAGAGAAGTTTATCCCCTAATTGAATGGTGCCTGCATCTGGAGTTAAAAAACCAGCGATTGACTGTAAGAAGGTCGTCTTCCCGCAACCTGAAGGCCCTAAAATAGCAATGAATTCACCCTTATCAAATGAAACAGATATATTATTCAATGCCACATTATTCCCATAGGTCTTACTTAACTGAGTAATTTTCATTTGATCCGTCAATTGATTTTTCCTCCTTGCCTAGTAAATAATTTCTACAATATAAGAGTAATAAAATGAATAAGGTCAGTAAAACAGAATAAGCTTGAGCAGTATTGACATCGCCACTGGTTTGTAAATTATAAATCGTTAATCCAATCGTTTTCGTATTGGCAACAGCTAACAAGGAGGATAAAGTTAATTCCGTCAATGCACTGCTAAACATTAAGAAGGAACTCGATAATAGTTGCCCTTTCATCAAGGGTAAAATAATCCTGCGCCAAATTTGAGGCTTCTTTGACCCTGAAATCTGTGCCGCTTCTTCCAAGTAGAAAGGAATACTAGTAATCGCTGTGGATGAGCCGTTAAAAATCACCAGGAAGTAGCGTGTGATGTAAGCAATAAATAGGATCAATAAGCTGCCATAAACATTAGGGATGTTACTCCAATAAAGAATCATGCTTAAAGCCAGAACAATCCCAGGCGTTGAATAAGTAATCGAGGCGCCCAGCTCCAATAAGGATGTTGCTTTTGAATCGATGCGTGACTTGTAATAGGTGGCAAAAATACTTAACATTAAACAGACTAAAATGGCTAAGGTCGTTAAGATAAAGCTGTTCCAAAAGCCGTTATACATGGAAGGAGTTTGGAAGATAAAGGCATAGTTGTCCAAAGCCATATTGGATATATCAAAAATACTTCTGCTATAACCAACTTGTAAGGATGAGAAGAACATAGTTACTAAAGGAAGAATGTTTAATGTGAGTAAAATGATAAACATTATTCCTTCGAGCGTTCTTCTATATTTAGAACTTAACTGAATACGATCATTAGCGCGAGGTCTCTGCGTATCAATAACAAGAGATTTTCTTAGCATATAAGCCCTAAAGGCTACTCCAGTAAAACCAATAACTGACAAAATGATAGAGAGAACGGCAGCCTCATTAAAGCTATGCGACCCAAAACCAATCGCTTTTTCGTAAATATAGGTACTTAACACAGGAATCCCACTAGGCGTTCCCAATGTAGAAACAATAGCAAAATTATCAATAGCACTTAAGAAGGCTAAAATAATCCCATTTGCTATTCCATACTTAGCGGAGGGCAAGTTGATATTTTTAAGCGTTGCTACCATGTTATATCCAGATACACGCGAAGCCCATTCTTGTTCAATAGGAATTTTCTTTAAGATATCAATGACATTTAAATAGACAAGAGCGGCATTACTAAGTCCTAATATAAAGATCATTCCCCCCATTGAATACAAATTGACAATAGGAAGTTCTAACTGAGTTAAGAGGCTATTAATTGGACTATTAAAGGCAAAAACAGATGTCCAAGATAGCGTCATAATATAACCCGGAATAACAAATGGCAGAATGGTTAATAGTTCAAAAGTTCTTTTAAAGCGAATATTGGTATAGGCAACAATGATGGCTACCAATAGACCCAAAATAAAGGAAATACAGGTTGATCCAATGCCTAATATTAAAGTATTTTTAATGGCTTGAAATGTACGGTTTGATTCGAAAATAAGCAAAAAATTGTCAAAACCAAGCCCGGTTGGTGTCTCAATCCCCTTCATTATTATGGTAAGTAAGGGGAAGATAAAAACTATTAAGGCAATAAAGGAAAAGATAAATCGCCAAGATAATTTGGAATGTTGCTTTTGCATGATGTTCACTCTTTCATATAAAGAAAAGGCTAAAGACAAAACCTTCCTTAACCTTTTCCTCTGTCTATTCAATTAAATAATTTTTATTGACCGAATAATTCTGCAAATCTTTCCTTATCTGCATCACGTGTTTCCAATACCTTATCAGAGTCATAGCCCATGGTTTTAATATCAGAAACCCCTTTTAGCCCCTCAGGTGCTTGAACGCCTTCACGAACTGGTGTGTAACCAATTTCTGCAGTGACTTCTTGGCCTCTTTGTGAAAGAATAAAATCAACAAAATATTGGGCTAATTCTGCATTTTTCGCCCCATTAATAATTCCGATCGGCTCTGTAACATAGAGAGCTCCCTCTTCTGGGTAAACAAATTCAATAGGTGCCCCATCGTTTTTGGCGCGGATTGCCATATAATCCACTAACATCCCCATGCCTTGCTGACCATTAAGTAGCGCATCTCGAACAGTCCCATTCCCTTGCCCGACAAAGACATCGTTAGCTTTAAGGTCTTCATAGAAATCCCAACCCAAATTACCATCCTGGGTCAAGATCGATAGGTTTAGAGAAGCCGCTCCTGAATACAAGGGACTTGGGATCATTGGCATGCCTTTATACTTGGAATCAGTCATACTTTTAAAGCCTTCGATTTCATTAGCATCTACCATATCTGTATTCACTGCTATACCAGTCACAATTAATTTTGTCCCTGTATACTTAAAATCAGGATGCACATAGTCGCTAGGAATCTTATCAAGTTCAGAGGACTCATAGGACTGAAGCAGATCTTCATTTGCTAATTGATCGAATGTAAAACTATCCGAAACAAGCAATGCATCTGCTAAAATGTCTCCAGTCTCCTTTTCCGCCATAACTTTTGAAATAACTTCTTCGGTACCTGAACGGAATATATTCACCTTTATATCGGGATACTCTTTATTGAATTCTGCAACCAATTTATTGATGTCTTCTTCAGGTTGAGAAGTATAAAGAACAAATTCACCTGAAGCAGAATGGCTTTCTTCGGATTGACCTGAGCTCGATCCCGTGTTGTTTGAATCACTAGGCTGCTCAGCTGTAGAACAACCAAAAAGAAAGATAAAAGTAAACAGTAATAATAAGGGTTTAAACAACT
This genomic stretch from Aerococcus mictus harbors:
- a CDS encoding HAD family hydrolase, coding for MLDSKKIKLVIFDLDGTLVDTEKIYHAGWRHVLKDYGVSISQEILDQMRGGNRQHNNHIIQNLLGGNEDLAKKAREKRNVYFKYAISEGKIDRKDGALELLKYLKEKAIPIAVATSSPQDSGESVLKSSGLMSYIDFAIYGDQVEGGKPNPDIYLKVLEHYQLNGQKAVAFEDSLNGLLASTRAKIPTYYVPEVPLKDEDLEQIDEAYLVGVYASLIEVKNELEK
- a CDS encoding ABC transporter substrate-binding protein; the encoded protein is MKKLFKPLLLLFTFIFLFGCSTAEQPSDSNNTGSSSGQSEESHSASGEFVLYTSQPEEDINKLVAEFNKEYPDIKVNIFRSGTEEVISKVMAEKETGDILADALLVSDSFTFDQLANEDLLQSYESSELDKIPSDYVHPDFKYTGTKLIVTGIAVNTDMVDANEIEGFKSMTDSKYKGMPMIPSPLYSGAASLNLSILTQDGNLGWDFYEDLKANDVFVGQGNGTVRDALLNGQQGMGMLVDYMAIRAKNDGAPIEFVYPEEGALYVTEPIGIINGAKNAELAQYFVDFILSQRGQEVTAEIGYTPVREGVQAPEGLKGVSDIKTMGYDSDKVLETRDADKERFAELFGQ
- a CDS encoding ABC transporter permease, with protein sequence MSLAFSLYERVNIMQKQHSKLSWRFIFSFIALIVFIFPLLTIIMKGIETPTGLGFDNFLLIFESNRTFQAIKNTLILGIGSTCISFILGLLVAIIVAYTNIRFKRTFELLTILPFVIPGYIMTLSWTSVFAFNSPINSLLTQLELPIVNLYSMGGMIFILGLSNAALVYLNVIDILKKIPIEQEWASRVSGYNMVATLKNINLPSAKYGIANGIILAFLSAIDNFAIVSTLGTPSGIPVLSTYIYEKAIGFGSHSFNEAAVLSIILSVIGFTGVAFRAYMLRKSLVIDTQRPRANDRIQLSSKYRRTLEGIMFIILLTLNILPLVTMFFSSLQVGYSRSIFDISNMALDNYAFIFQTPSMYNGFWNSFILTTLAILVCLMLSIFATYYKSRIDSKATSLLELGASITYSTPGIVLALSMILYWSNIPNVYGSLLILFIAYITRYFLVIFNGSSTAITSIPFYLEEAAQISGSKKPQIWRRIILPLMKGQLLSSSFLMFSSALTELTLSSLLAVANTKTIGLTIYNLQTSGDVNTAQAYSVLLTLFILLLLYCRNYLLGKEEKSIDGSNENYSVK
- a CDS encoding SDR family oxidoreductase, yielding MENWLGIEGKVVIVTGASSGIGAAVVEELLNDGCKVANFDISDNHVEHDNLLFVQTDVSSRENVEASVQKVVDHFGTVDAVVNNAGINVPRLLVDPKDPKGKYELNDELFDKMVAINQKGVFLVAQAVGRILVDKGQGVIINMGSESGLEGSEGQSPYAATKAAVYSFTRSWSKELGKHNVRVVGVAPGILEATGLRTLAYEESLSYTRGITVDDLRAGYSKTTTTPLGRSGKLSEVADAVAYLISDRASYITGVTLNVAGGKTRG
- a CDS encoding fructose-6-phosphate aldolase yields the protein MKLVLDTANLDKIKDYVAYLPVEGVTTNPSILKKAGKIDVVERLNAIQEVIGADKDLHVQVVAKDYQGIVKDAHDILEAVNDRVCVKIPVNKEGLQAIKTLKAEGVRITATGIYSKIQALLAAELGADFLAPYVNRMLNLDTDPYEVISSVSYQLARTNSATEILAASFKNINQVTSALEAGAQYVTVGDDVVDKFVDNANIQKAVTDFSADWTAIHERDSFV
- a CDS encoding ABC transporter ATP-binding protein: MTDQMKITQLSKTYGNNVALNNISVSFDKGEFIAILGPSGCGKTTFLQSIAGFLTPDAGTIQLGDKLLYQEGESVPVEERGFGMVFQHFALWPHMSVFEHLLYPLNSSVLEKQFSKEEKKQRINKTLDMLQLQNLKNRYPHELSGGQKQRVSLGRALVSGPNVLLMDEPLSALDAYLKDSMIHEIKKIHQTVGATFLYVTHDQLEAMALADRIVVMNNGEISQIDTPYNLYHAPANDFVAQFIGRSSIVKGTWNRGEFTPENGVKALWKKKQIDNYFVERNIYPVKAEEFILNKQEKGIPGIVTDKQFMGQYIKYLVQFKYEKEMVVEVISSADDIAVDVNDLVFLDVE